A section of the Halococcus hamelinensis 100A6 genome encodes:
- the tbsP gene encoding transcriptional regulator TbsP has translation MVASKTELFERILDDESGEVFVVGIDNDTTEALLDVLGDLDDSPTVRLLAAESVLKGVRSDFVLASTAAELVEADTLELRTSDEPAGTGLVVTDDQLVSLVPAGRYTAGLATDDTTFVDEANEHWQGSWERSDEFALRTPARSQVEESLTETFGPDVETDFRTMVNALRTARGSGNDGLDEVGASLLVAAKHEALLYDISKWGEDVGVASKATFSRMKTTLEQQGLITTEKVPIDVGRPRLRLLLADDRFEGASAEEIASAAHGSLSRTQT, from the coding sequence GTGGTGGCGTCGAAAACTGAGCTCTTCGAACGTATCCTCGATGACGAGTCGGGAGAGGTCTTCGTCGTCGGCATCGACAACGACACGACCGAAGCGCTTCTCGACGTACTCGGAGACCTGGACGACTCGCCGACGGTACGGTTGCTCGCGGCGGAGTCGGTTCTGAAGGGGGTACGCAGCGACTTCGTTCTCGCGAGCACGGCGGCGGAGCTCGTCGAGGCCGACACGCTCGAACTCCGGACGAGCGACGAGCCCGCCGGGACGGGACTGGTCGTCACCGACGACCAGCTCGTCTCCCTGGTCCCGGCGGGCCGGTACACCGCGGGGCTGGCGACCGACGACACGACGTTCGTCGACGAGGCGAACGAACACTGGCAGGGGAGCTGGGAGCGCAGCGACGAGTTCGCCCTCCGGACGCCGGCGCGCTCGCAGGTCGAGGAGTCGCTGACCGAGACGTTCGGCCCGGACGTCGAGACCGACTTCCGGACGATGGTCAACGCGCTCCGGACCGCCCGCGGCAGCGGGAACGACGGGCTCGACGAGGTCGGCGCGAGCCTGCTCGTGGCGGCCAAACACGAGGCGTTGCTCTACGACATCTCGAAGTGGGGCGAGGACGTCGGCGTCGCGAGCAAGGCGACGTTCTCGCGGATGAAGACCACGCTCGAACAGCAGGGCCTGATCACGACCGAGAAGGTCCCGATCGACGTCGGCCGGCCGCGGCTCCGGCTCCTGCTCGCGGACGACCGCTTCGAGGGCGCGAGCGCCGAGGAGATCGCGAGCGCGGCCCACGGCTCGCTCTCGCGAACGCAGACGTAA